A portion of the Actinomycetes bacterium genome contains these proteins:
- a CDS encoding NADH-quinone oxidoreductase subunit I, with the protein MNTMFPKRGAKTLIPAPSIGSNTVQYPHEVDVPAPRARGVISLHEENCTACMLCARECPDWCIYIEGHKTLAPPRRAGGKPRSVNKLDRFDIDFSLCMYCGICVEVCPFEALFWTPEFEYSELKIADLLHDKERLGKWMQTVPEFEAYEAGSEAKVKKVPR; encoded by the coding sequence ATGAACACCATGTTCCCCAAGCGGGGAGCCAAGACGCTCATCCCGGCGCCGTCCATCGGGTCCAACACGGTCCAGTATCCCCACGAGGTCGACGTGCCGGCGCCCAGGGCGCGTGGCGTGATCTCGCTGCACGAGGAGAACTGCACCGCCTGCATGCTGTGCGCCCGTGAGTGCCCGGACTGGTGCATCTACATCGAGGGCCACAAGACGCTCGCCCCGCCGCGGCGAGCCGGCGGCAAGCCCCGTTCGGTCAACAAGCTCGACCGCTTCGACATCGACTTCTCGCTGTGCATGTACTGCGGCATCTGCGTCGAGGTGTGCCCCTTCGAGGCCCTCTTCTGGACCCCCGAGTTCGAGTACTCCGAACTGAAGATCGCCGACCTGCTCCACGACAAGGAGCGGCTGGGCAAGTGGATGCAGACCGTGCCCGAGTTCGAGGCCTATGAAGCCGGCTCGGAGGCCAAGGTGAAGAAGGTGCCGCGATGA
- a CDS encoding NADH-quinone oxidoreductase subunit J has product MNAFASLLAEQTFDTPANVAFGIVAVLMIIAALRVVTTDNVVHAALWLVVVLGGAGINYLLLQAEFVGITQILVYLGAVIVLFLFGIMLTRAPLGKSDDLDNNQRPLGVIVGVITVAVISFALVSTWGDDKLTFEAYDGPMAQAGNNRTQALANEVFGPQLIPFEVLGVMLTGALIGAIVLARRD; this is encoded by the coding sequence ATGAATGCGTTCGCGTCGCTGCTGGCCGAGCAGACTTTCGACACGCCGGCCAACGTGGCCTTCGGGATCGTGGCGGTGCTGATGATCATCGCGGCGCTGCGTGTGGTCACCACCGACAACGTCGTGCACGCAGCGCTCTGGCTGGTCGTGGTGCTGGGCGGTGCCGGCATCAACTACCTGCTCCTGCAGGCGGAGTTCGTCGGGATCACCCAGATCCTCGTGTACCTGGGCGCCGTCATCGTGCTGTTCCTCTTCGGCATCATGCTTACGCGCGCACCGCTCGGGAAGTCCGACGACCTCGACAACAACCAGCGTCCGCTCGGCGTGATCGTCGGCGTCATCACCGTCGCGGTCATCTCGTTCGCCCTCGTCAGCACCTGGGGCGACGACAAGCTCACCTTCGAGGCCTATGACGGCCCGATGGCCCAGGCCGGCAACAACCGCACCCAGGCCCTGGCCAACGAGGTGTTCGGTCCTCAGCTCATTCCCTTCGAGGTTCTCGGCGTGATGCTGACCGGAGCCCTGATCGGCGCCATCGTTCTGGCGAGGAGGGACTGA
- the nuoK gene encoding NADH-quinone oxidoreductase subunit NuoK: protein MLLNQFLLLAAILFSIGVYGVIVRRNGVLVLMSIELILNAVNINLVAFSTFHGLDGQVFALFVIAVAAAEVGVGLAIVLLIYRNRRSVDIDELDELKG, encoded by the coding sequence ATGTTGCTCAACCAGTTCCTCCTGCTCGCCGCGATCCTGTTCTCGATCGGTGTCTATGGGGTGATCGTGCGCCGCAACGGCGTACTCGTGCTGATGTCGATCGAGCTGATCCTCAACGCGGTCAACATCAACCTGGTCGCATTCAGCACCTTCCATGGCCTCGATGGCCAGGTGTTCGCCCTGTTCGTGATCGCAGTCGCCGCCGCCGAGGTCGGCGTGGGCCTTGCGATCGTCCTTCTTATCTACCGCAACCGTCGATCGGTGGACATCGACGAGCTCGACGAGCTGAAGGGCTGA
- a CDS encoding NADH-quinone oxidoreductase subunit L → MWFLTHTWLLPAIMALSFLLILFFGKRLPRKGSEIGVTAVGICFILALFTAGGWWNHTNADSSEAAAGTAVAAATADEGDPEAEAAALSDVEPGCSKVVDELGTNADDGNSNALGLTEGESAGRATAAPASAAMASDGEGRGPTKPVVRCSTWFETGVAGSSLITIGTMVDGQSVFMLFVVTIISMLVHVYSTDYVKGDRRYTHYFAFLSLFTASMLFFVLSQSTIQMIVGWELVGVCSFALIGHWWEEKPNSNAALKAFLTNRVGDIGLLVGMIVLYFAADKSFSILDINILASNGGIDHGLLLLASCCLIAAVMSKSGQFVLHTWLPDAMAGPTPVSALIHAATMVVAGIYLVARLYPVFWEGLSIAGSSVNLLALVGAVTAMFGALLAFVQKDIKKVLAYSTVSQLGFMVTALGVGAWTAAMFHLFTHAMFKACLFLGAGSMSHACHHSFNMVDDYGGLRKIMPRTFWTYLIATGALAGIFPLSGFWSKDEILAGHGSFFSDGANGTYHLMLVMLIIGAFCTAAYMTRTIWYSFYGEYRGHGTPHESGPRITVPLIILATLGAVVGVLNLPKKIGPIEFPESLHTQFEQFVEPVGAYFPSISHASFNIPLALGSLAVAGAGIGLTYLYYWHDGLKFFQGLSERNAVAGFGKNVLVNKYYFDWLYTDVITGFVKGPAARATNWFNQKVLDGVVDGAGATAVAAGEWVYDNIDQKVVDGAVNGAGVTASESGGVLRHLQSGRIQQYTALFFAAAALLAGVFVVAIG, encoded by the coding sequence ATGTGGTTCCTGACACACACCTGGTTGCTTCCGGCGATCATGGCGCTGTCGTTCCTGCTGATCCTCTTCTTCGGCAAGCGCCTGCCGCGCAAGGGCTCCGAGATCGGCGTCACTGCAGTGGGCATCTGCTTCATCCTCGCCCTGTTCACCGCTGGGGGCTGGTGGAACCACACCAACGCCGACAGCAGTGAGGCTGCGGCTGGCACGGCCGTCGCCGCAGCGACGGCCGACGAGGGTGATCCGGAGGCCGAGGCAGCGGCGCTGTCGGACGTGGAGCCCGGATGCTCCAAGGTCGTCGACGAGCTGGGCACCAACGCCGACGACGGCAACTCGAACGCACTCGGTCTGACCGAGGGCGAGTCGGCCGGCCGGGCTACGGCGGCTCCTGCATCCGCGGCGATGGCCAGTGACGGAGAGGGCCGCGGCCCGACCAAGCCCGTGGTCCGCTGCTCGACGTGGTTCGAGACGGGCGTTGCAGGCAGCTCCCTGATCACCATCGGCACGATGGTCGACGGCCAGTCGGTGTTCATGCTGTTCGTCGTCACCATCATCTCGATGCTGGTGCACGTCTACTCCACCGACTACGTCAAGGGCGACCGGCGCTACACCCACTACTTCGCCTTCCTGTCGCTGTTCACCGCCTCGATGCTCTTCTTCGTGCTCTCCCAGAGCACGATCCAGATGATCGTCGGCTGGGAGCTGGTGGGCGTGTGTTCGTTCGCGCTGATCGGCCACTGGTGGGAGGAGAAACCCAACTCCAACGCCGCGCTCAAGGCGTTCCTCACCAACCGCGTGGGTGACATCGGCCTGCTCGTCGGCATGATCGTGCTGTACTTCGCGGCCGACAAGTCCTTCTCGATCCTCGACATCAACATCCTCGCCTCCAACGGCGGGATCGACCACGGCCTCCTGCTGCTCGCCTCGTGCTGCCTCATCGCGGCGGTCATGTCGAAGTCCGGCCAGTTCGTCCTGCACACCTGGCTACCGGACGCAATGGCCGGCCCCACCCCGGTCTCGGCACTCATCCACGCCGCCACCATGGTCGTGGCCGGCATCTACCTGGTCGCCCGCCTCTACCCGGTGTTCTGGGAAGGGCTCTCGATCGCCGGCTCGTCGGTCAACCTGCTGGCCCTCGTGGGTGCGGTCACGGCGATGTTCGGTGCGTTGCTCGCGTTCGTGCAGAAGGACATCAAGAAGGTCCTCGCCTACTCCACGGTTTCGCAGCTCGGCTTCATGGTCACCGCCCTCGGAGTGGGTGCCTGGACCGCTGCGATGTTCCACCTCTTCACCCACGCCATGTTCAAGGCCTGCCTGTTCCTCGGCGCCGGCTCGATGAGCCATGCGTGCCACCACAGCTTCAACATGGTCGACGACTACGGCGGACTGCGGAAGATCATGCCGAGGACGTTCTGGACCTACCTGATCGCCACCGGCGCACTGGCAGGCATCTTCCCGCTGTCGGGCTTCTGGTCCAAGGACGAGATACTCGCCGGCCACGGGTCGTTCTTCAGCGATGGCGCCAACGGCACCTACCACCTGATGCTGGTGATGTTGATCATCGGTGCCTTCTGCACCGCGGCATACATGACCCGCACGATCTGGTACTCGTTCTACGGCGAGTACCGGGGCCACGGCACGCCGCACGAGTCAGGACCGCGGATCACCGTGCCACTCATCATCCTCGCCACCCTCGGCGCGGTGGTAGGTGTGCTCAACCTTCCCAAGAAGATCGGACCGATCGAGTTCCCCGAGTCGCTGCACACGCAGTTCGAGCAGTTCGTGGAGCCCGTGGGCGCCTACTTCCCCAGCATCAGCCACGCGAGCTTCAACATCCCGCTGGCGCTGGGTTCGCTGGCCGTCGCCGGCGCGGGCATCGGGCTGACCTACCTCTACTACTGGCACGACGGACTGAAGTTCTTCCAGGGACTCTCGGAGCGCAACGCCGTGGCCGGATTCGGCAAGAACGTGCTGGTCAACAAGTACTACTTCGACTGGCTCTACACCGACGTGATCACGGGCTTCGTGAAGGGACCTGCCGCACGGGCCACCAACTGGTTCAACCAGAAGGTCCTCGACGGTGTGGTCGACGGCGCGGGCGCCACAGCGGTCGCCGCCGGCGAATGGGTCTACGACAACATCGACCAGAAGGTCGTCGACGGCGCCGTCAACGGTGCCGGTGTGACGGCATCCGAATCAGGTGGAGTGCTGCGCCACCTGCAATCGGGACGTATCCAGCAGTACACCGCATTGTTCTTCGCCGCCGCAGCGTTGCTGGCCGGCGTGTTCGTAGTGGCCATCGGCTGA
- a CDS encoding NADH-quinone oxidoreductase subunit M, producing the protein MTDFLTDWGLILITFVPLAGALLMMLVPKEAEETHKTIALVASGASLLLGILFLFDFDYDAAGSLQYVVDAEWIPLINSSFIIGIDGISLPLMALTVLVVPLVVIYSWNHIPAPGNPKAFLALILLLETGMIGTFVAQDLILFFVFFEVVLLPMYFMIGVWGGPERKYASIKFFLYTLFGSALMIVSFLALYFLSAEQTFDMRVLTDLGGMDIARTTQILIFGGMFMGFGIKVPMFPFHTWLPDAHTQAPTQGSVILAAVLLKLGTYGFVRIALPFLPEGAQWWAPIIGVLAVIGIIYGALACLAQTDMKRLIAFSSVAHMGFVMLGIATLTDFGINAAIFGMVAHGLITGMLFFIAGSVKERYHTLEIKRLGGLLVQAPRMGWIAGFCVMASLGLPGLAGFWGEFPAILAAYQPAPMLNEALFRTLMVIAALGTVLAAGYLLWLLQRTAMGTPSEEFADDPEITDVQPTEWISWAPLLVLIVVLGFLPSLIFDVTNPAATIVAAAATGG; encoded by the coding sequence ATGACTGACTTCCTGACCGACTGGGGACTGATCCTCATCACCTTCGTGCCGCTGGCCGGCGCGCTCTTGATGATGCTGGTCCCGAAGGAGGCGGAGGAGACCCACAAGACCATCGCGCTCGTGGCCTCGGGCGCATCGTTGCTGCTCGGGATCCTCTTCCTGTTCGACTTCGACTACGACGCTGCGGGCTCGCTGCAGTACGTCGTGGACGCCGAGTGGATCCCGCTGATCAACAGCAGTTTCATCATCGGGATCGACGGCATCTCGCTGCCACTGATGGCCCTGACCGTGCTGGTGGTGCCGCTGGTCGTCATCTACAGCTGGAACCACATCCCGGCTCCAGGCAACCCGAAGGCGTTCCTGGCGCTGATCCTGTTGCTCGAGACCGGCATGATCGGAACCTTCGTCGCACAGGACCTGATCCTGTTCTTCGTGTTCTTCGAAGTCGTGCTGCTGCCGATGTACTTCATGATCGGCGTATGGGGCGGACCCGAACGCAAGTACGCCTCGATCAAGTTCTTCCTGTACACACTGTTCGGATCGGCGCTGATGATCGTCAGCTTCCTGGCGCTGTACTTCCTGTCGGCCGAGCAGACCTTCGACATGCGCGTACTCACCGACCTGGGTGGCATGGACATCGCCCGCACCACCCAGATCCTCATCTTCGGCGGCATGTTCATGGGCTTCGGCATCAAGGTGCCGATGTTCCCGTTCCACACCTGGCTGCCGGACGCGCACACCCAGGCGCCCACGCAGGGTTCGGTGATCCTGGCTGCGGTGCTGCTGAAGCTCGGCACCTACGGCTTCGTTCGCATCGCCCTGCCGTTCCTGCCCGAGGGAGCCCAGTGGTGGGCACCCATCATCGGCGTGCTGGCCGTCATCGGCATCATCTACGGCGCCCTGGCATGCCTCGCCCAGACCGACATGAAGCGGCTGATCGCCTTCTCCTCTGTGGCTCACATGGGCTTCGTGATGCTCGGCATCGCCACGCTGACCGACTTCGGCATCAACGCGGCGATCTTCGGCATGGTTGCGCACGGCCTCATCACCGGCATGCTCTTCTTCATTGCCGGCTCTGTGAAGGAGCGCTACCACACCCTCGAGATCAAGCGGCTCGGTGGCCTGCTGGTGCAGGCACCCCGCATGGGATGGATCGCCGGCTTCTGTGTGATGGCATCCCTCGGCCTGCCGGGCCTGGCCGGTTTCTGGGGTGAGTTCCCCGCCATCCTCGCCGCCTACCAGCCCGCTCCGATGCTCAACGAGGCGCTGTTTCGCACCCTGATGGTGATCGCGGCGCTCGGCACGGTGCTGGCGGCCGGCTACCTGCTCTGGTTGCTGCAGCGCACCGCCATGGGCACTCCCTCCGAGGAGTTCGCAGACGATCCGGAGATCACCGACGTGCAGCCCACCGAGTGGATCTCCTGGGCACCGCTTCTCGTGCTGATCGTGGTGCTGGGCTTCCTGCCGAGCCTCATATTCGACGTCACCAATCCGGCCGCGACGATCGTCGCCGCCGCAGCCACCGGAGGCTGA
- a CDS encoding NADH-quinone oxidoreductase subunit N yields MLQQTAEVAFDKPHMDYYALAPELILVGTIIVLALLDSVKLERARPAMPAIAGLGFLGSLIPLALMAASGDGPWVMLDGGYVVDSMALVLKALFIVSAYIVVLLSTNYMAEGDYWESEYYLLLVCSVLGMTVMASSRDLIGIFVALELLSIPAYMMAAWRKGDERSNEAGLKYYLMGVFASAILLYGLSLAYGLGGSTNLTEIGVKLFEMGDDGVPVVTLALLFVIIGFGFKVSAVPFHVWAPDTYEGAPTPVTAFLAVASKAAGFVALIQVTYFSFIVRDDVIQPAFFVLAVASMTVGNLIALRQTNVIRMLAYSGIAQAGFMLAPFAVAGANPELALQATINYLVIYAAMNLGAFAVIIAITRKTRSAEIKDFGGLFQYMPGLTVALTVFLASLIGIPPLGGWFAKFGVFAVLVDAGTGLGWTLAIVMAINTAIAAYYYLNVAKTMWFDDVPEVDTSPVRTPTPLVFAMGVTLVATLVFGILPQVLNNVTTFQLVAAGS; encoded by the coding sequence ATGCTGCAGCAGACCGCCGAGGTCGCCTTCGACAAGCCGCACATGGACTACTACGCGCTCGCGCCCGAACTCATCCTGGTCGGCACGATCATCGTGTTGGCACTGCTCGACTCGGTGAAGCTCGAGCGGGCCCGCCCGGCGATGCCTGCCATCGCAGGCCTCGGGTTCCTTGGTTCGCTGATTCCGCTGGCGCTGATGGCCGCCAGCGGCGACGGGCCCTGGGTGATGCTCGACGGTGGCTACGTGGTCGATTCGATGGCGCTCGTGCTCAAGGCGCTGTTCATCGTGTCGGCTTACATCGTGGTGCTGTTGTCCACGAACTACATGGCCGAGGGCGACTACTGGGAGTCGGAGTACTACCTGTTGCTGGTCTGCTCGGTGCTCGGCATGACGGTGATGGCCTCGAGCCGTGACCTGATCGGCATCTTCGTGGCCCTCGAGCTGCTCTCCATCCCGGCCTACATGATGGCGGCGTGGCGCAAGGGAGACGAGCGATCCAACGAGGCGGGCCTGAAGTACTACCTGATGGGCGTGTTCGCCTCCGCCATACTGCTCTACGGCCTGTCGCTGGCCTACGGCCTCGGCGGGAGCACGAACCTCACCGAGATCGGGGTGAAGCTCTTCGAGATGGGCGACGACGGTGTGCCCGTGGTGACGCTGGCGCTGTTGTTCGTGATCATCGGTTTCGGCTTCAAGGTCTCCGCGGTGCCGTTCCACGTGTGGGCGCCCGACACCTATGAAGGCGCGCCCACGCCGGTCACGGCATTTCTGGCGGTGGCTTCCAAGGCGGCCGGCTTCGTGGCCCTCATCCAGGTCACCTACTTCTCGTTCATCGTCCGCGACGACGTAATCCAGCCGGCATTCTTCGTGCTGGCCGTGGCATCGATGACGGTCGGCAACCTGATCGCGCTGCGCCAGACCAACGTGATCCGCATGCTTGCATACTCGGGCATCGCGCAGGCCGGCTTCATGCTGGCCCCGTTCGCCGTGGCCGGGGCCAATCCGGAGCTCGCCCTGCAGGCAACCATCAACTACCTGGTGATCTACGCGGCCATGAACCTCGGCGCATTCGCAGTGATCATCGCCATCACCCGCAAGACCCGCTCGGCGGAGATCAAGGACTTCGGCGGCCTGTTCCAGTACATGCCGGGGCTCACAGTGGCCCTCACGGTGTTCCTGGCATCCCTGATCGGCATCCCGCCGCTCGGTGGCTGGTTCGCCAAGTTCGGCGTGTTCGCGGTGCTGGTCGATGCCGGCACCGGACTGGGCTGGACACTCGCGATCGTCATGGCGATCAACACGGCCATCGCGGCCTACTACTACCTAAACGTGGCCAAGACGATGTGGTTCGACGACGTGCCCGAGGTCGACACCAGCCCGGTGCGTACGCCAACACCCCTCGTGTTCGCGATGGGCGTCACGCTCGTGGCCACGCTGGTGTTCGGAATCCTCCCGCAGGTTCTCAACAACGTCACGACATTCCAGCTCGTAGCCGCCGGCAGCTGA
- the acs gene encoding acetate--CoA ligase: MADKDSPTIEDIYTEERTFPPPAEFAARANYNDPAVYDLADADFEGFWADNARDLIDWAEPFHTTLEWDLPFAKWFVGGKLNVTHNCLDRHVEAGRGDKVAFHFEGEPGDTRTITYSDLLDDVMAFALALRRLGIEQGDRVCIYMPMIPETVVAMLACARLGAAHSVVFGGFSPDSLIDRINDAAATVVVTADGSYRRGEPFWLKPNVDAALSKCPTVRSVVVADRCGGEGIEMEAGRDHWWDDAVEEARSELGTHCPAEPFDSEQLLYLLYTSGTTAKPKGIMHTSGGYLTHVAWTHKAVFDLKADEDVYWCAADVGWVTGHSYIVYGPLCNGATSVIYEGTPDTPREQHREGDPSTWPKDRLWSIVERYGVTQLYTAPTAIRTFMKWGEQEPQRRDLSSLRVLGTVGEPINPEAWMWYHEHIGGGRCPIVDTWWQTETGGHMLTPLPGITTTKPGSACSAIPGVGAEVVDSEGNKVEEGGGYLTLTRPWPGMLRGIWGDPERYKETYWSEYPGRYFAGDGAKVDSDGYIWVLGRVDDVMNISGHRISTAEVESALVDHPAVAEAAVVGATDDTTGQAVVGYVILRSGFEGSDALREEIRLHVGDKLGAITKPRAVIIVPDLPKTRSGKIMRRLLRDVVEGRRLGDTTTLADSTVVEAIRERASEGTDED; this comes from the coding sequence ATGGCCGACAAGGACTCGCCCACGATCGAGGACATCTACACCGAGGAGCGGACGTTCCCGCCACCAGCGGAGTTCGCCGCACGCGCCAACTACAACGACCCGGCGGTCTACGACCTGGCAGACGCAGACTTCGAGGGATTCTGGGCGGACAACGCGCGCGACCTGATCGACTGGGCCGAGCCGTTCCACACCACCCTCGAGTGGGACCTGCCGTTCGCCAAGTGGTTCGTGGGCGGCAAGCTCAACGTCACCCACAACTGCCTCGACCGCCACGTCGAGGCCGGACGCGGCGACAAGGTGGCCTTCCACTTCGAAGGCGAGCCGGGAGACACCCGCACCATCACCTACTCCGATCTGCTCGATGACGTGATGGCCTTCGCCCTGGCCCTGCGGCGCCTCGGCATAGAGCAGGGCGACCGGGTGTGCATCTACATGCCCATGATCCCGGAGACGGTCGTCGCCATGCTCGCCTGTGCCCGTCTCGGCGCCGCGCACAGCGTGGTGTTCGGCGGCTTCAGCCCCGACTCGCTCATCGACCGCATCAACGACGCCGCGGCCACCGTGGTCGTCACCGCCGACGGCAGCTACCGCCGCGGCGAGCCGTTCTGGCTGAAGCCCAACGTCGATGCCGCGCTGTCCAAGTGCCCCACGGTGCGTTCGGTTGTGGTTGCCGACCGCTGCGGCGGTGAGGGCATCGAGATGGAGGCCGGTCGCGACCACTGGTGGGACGACGCCGTCGAGGAGGCGCGCTCGGAGCTCGGCACCCATTGCCCGGCCGAGCCGTTCGACTCCGAGCAGCTGCTCTACCTGCTCTACACCTCGGGCACCACTGCCAAGCCCAAGGGCATCATGCACACCAGCGGTGGCTACCTCACCCACGTGGCCTGGACCCACAAGGCCGTATTCGACCTGAAGGCGGACGAAGACGTGTACTGGTGCGCCGCGGACGTCGGCTGGGTCACCGGTCACAGCTACATCGTCTACGGGCCGCTGTGCAACGGGGCCACCTCGGTGATCTACGAGGGCACACCCGACACACCCCGCGAGCAGCATCGCGAGGGCGACCCTTCCACCTGGCCCAAGGACCGGCTGTGGAGCATCGTCGAGCGCTACGGGGTCACCCAGCTCTACACCGCACCCACCGCGATCCGCACCTTCATGAAGTGGGGTGAGCAGGAACCGCAGCGCCGCGACCTCTCCAGCCTGCGGGTGCTCGGCACGGTGGGGGAGCCGATCAACCCCGAGGCATGGATGTGGTACCACGAGCACATCGGAGGCGGTCGCTGTCCGATCGTCGACACGTGGTGGCAGACCGAGACGGGCGGGCACATGCTCACGCCGCTGCCGGGCATCACCACCACCAAGCCGGGCTCGGCATGCTCCGCCATTCCGGGGGTGGGCGCCGAAGTCGTGGACTCCGAGGGCAACAAGGTCGAAGAGGGCGGCGGCTACCTCACACTCACCCGTCCCTGGCCGGGCATGTTGCGGGGCATCTGGGGTGACCCGGAGCGCTACAAGGAGACCTACTGGTCGGAGTACCCGGGCCGCTACTTCGCGGGCGACGGCGCCAAGGTCGACAGCGATGGCTACATCTGGGTTCTGGGCCGCGTCGATGACGTGATGAACATCTCCGGGCACCGCATCTCGACCGCCGAGGTCGAGTCGGCCCTCGTGGACCATCCTGCGGTGGCCGAGGCTGCGGTGGTCGGTGCGACTGACGACACGACCGGCCAGGCAGTGGTGGGTTACGTGATCCTGCGAAGTGGATTCGAGGGTTCCGATGCACTGCGCGAGGAGATCCGGCTGCACGTGGGCGACAAGCTCGGCGCCATCACCAAGCCGCGGGCCGTGATCATCGTGCCTGACCTGCCCAAGACCCGATCCGGAAAGATCATGCGACGCCTGCTGCGCGACGTGGTGGAAGGCCGCAGGCTGGGTGACACCACCACCCTTGCCGACTCGACGGTCGTGGAAGCGATCCGCGAGCGTGCCTCAGAGGGAACCGACGAGGACTGA